The following DNA comes from Corynebacterium urogenitale.
GGTGGAACCAGCGCCGGTGAGCGCTACGCCGGCCTCCTTCGCCAGCTGCACAACACGTGAGGCGGTGCCGTCCACGAGATCCACGGAGATGAAGTATCCACCGGCAGGGTTGGTCCAATCGGCCACGTTGTACTCCCCCAGGCGACGCTCCAGGATCTCCACAACACGGGTGAACTTTGGCGCCAAAGAACCGGCGTGCTTGCGCATAACATCGCGCACGCCCTCGGCATCACCGAAGTACTGCAGGTGAGCCAGCTGATTGACCTTGTTCGGGCCAATCCCGCGGATGTTGGCAATCTTGCCGTACCAGTCCAAGTTCGCCTTGGAGGAGGCAAAGAACGCCACGCCGGCGCCCGCTAAGGTGATCTTCGAGGTGGAGGACATGAACCAGAAACGATTAGGGTGGCCAGCCTTCTCCGCCAAATCGAGGACGTTGATGACCTCGGGGAACTCATCATTGAGGACATGCACGGCGTACGCGTTATCCCAGACAATGCGGAAGTCCGACGCGGCGGTGTCCATCTCGGCGAGCTCGCGGGCGACCTCCTCCGTGATGGTGATTCCCGTCGGGTTGGCGAACATCGGCACGGTCCACATGCCCTTCACTGCCGGATCCTTCACCAACTCGCGCACGGCATCCATGTCCGGACCACTCTCCGTCATCGGGACGGTCACCATCTCAAAGCCGAAGAGCTCCGTGATG
Coding sequences within:
- a CDS encoding aminotransferase class I/II-fold pyridoxal phosphate-dependent enzyme: MQLDDVKKDQLLAAKAEVTAAYEELKAAGLKLDLTRGKPSAEQLDFATDLLSLPGKNFTTPGGVDTRNYGGLNGLAELRELWAQLLGVPADNVIAGDASSLNIMFDLISWSYTFGNNDSPKPWAVEEDLKWICPVPGYDRHHSITELFGFEMVTVPMTESGPDMDAVRELVKDPAVKGMWTVPMFANPTGITITEEVARELAEMDTAASDFRIVWDNAYAVHVLNDEFPEVINVLDLAEKAGHPNRFWFMSSTSKITLAGAGVAFFASSKANLDWYGKIANIRGIGPNKVNQLAHLQYFGDAEGVRDVMRKHAGSLAPKFTRVVEILERRLGEYNVADWTNPAGGYFISVDLVDGTASRVVQLAKEAGVALTGAGSTFPLKQDPNDRNLRLAPSMPTIDQLDTAMDGFATCVLLATIEALEA